The Zingiber officinale cultivar Zhangliang chromosome 9A, Zo_v1.1, whole genome shotgun sequence genome window below encodes:
- the LOC122019731 gene encoding kinesin-like protein KIN-14H: MSSRSQMRPPVPAHPAATRSPSSKKENLDEATPIDKRRVAALGKMAGPNHSPRVPRQVLSSVNAGSTTGDQNNSCSDAGSTAGIEFGSREDVETLLREKMKGKNKNDFKGKSEQMTEYIKKLRICIRWYMELEDDYLAEQEKLRNELDSEEKRHRVIETDMRATIDQIESAFKELQIMHSNLQDGFRKEETDRLTAVKFYENERKTRVEIETSRDTISKDLEKITQEKKCVSDQLKMLQETNRRLQEYNASLQQYNSNLQNEANKNGETISRLHKEKSAIMESLTSTREHASSLKNQLDSSRSSQQDAVKQKDELKKEISFIRTEFQQVRDDRDHLLAQVQSLTMEVAEYKEISGKSSKSLETITARAALLEEACFSQSGEIKLLRQQLTFSNEKLKRADLTAIEVISEYEEQQKTVIDLQDRLVNAELQIVEAEKIRKKLHNTILELKGNIRVFCRVRPLLHDTELGGTDGSVVSYPTSIESLGSGIDMTNNAQMYSFTFDKVFNQGASQGEVFEEISQLIQSALDGYKVCIFAYGQTGSGKTYTMMGNTECPEQKGLIPRSLEQIFQTSQSLQSQGWKYKMQASMLEIYNETVRDLLSPSRPTSVDTSGGLTKQYSIKHDSNGNAVVSDLTIVNVCSSEHVSFLLQQASMNRSVGKTQMNEQSSRSHFVFTLKIVGVNERTEQQIEGILNLIDLAGSERLAKSGSTGDRLKETQAINKSLSALSDVIFSIAKKEDHVPFRNSKLTYLLQPCLGGDSKTLMFVNISPEATSVGESLCSLRFAARVNSCEIGIPRRQTQT; encoded by the exons ATGTCCTCGCGGTCCCAGATGAGGCCCCCCGTGCCCGCCCACCCGGCCGCAACTCGAAGCCCTTCAAGC AAGAAGGAGAATCTGGACGAGGCGACGCCCATTGACAAGCGGAGGGTCGCGGCCCTTGGAAAGATGGCTGGTCCTAATCACAGCCCCCGCGTGCCGCGGCAGGTGCTTTCCTCCGTCAATGCCGGCTCAACCACTGGAGATCAGAATAACTCGTGCTCGGATGCTGGGAGCACTGCGGGGATCGAGTTTGGGTCAAGGGAGGATGTGGAGACGTTGCTGCGCGAGAAGATGAAAGGAAAGAACAAGAACGATTTCAAG GGAAAGAGTGAACAGATGACGGAGTACATTAAAAAGCTTCGAATTTGCATCAGATGGTAcatggagcttgaagatgacTACTTGGCAGAGCAAGAAAAACTTCGAAATGAGTTGGATTCTGAAGAGAAAAGGCACAGAGTGATAG AAACTGACATGAGGGCTACAATTGATCAAATAGAATCGGCTTTCAAGGAGCTTCAAATCATGCATTCTAATTTGCAGGATGGCTTCAGAAAGGAAGAAACTGATAGATTG ACTGCTGTTAAATTTTATGAAAATGAAAGGAAAACAAGGGTTGAAATTGAGACATCTCGAGATACTATATccaaagatttagaaaagattaccCAAGAGAAGAAATGTGTCAGTGACCAG TTAAAAATGCTTCAAGAAACTAATAGGAGATTGCAAGAATACAATGCCAGTTTGCAACAGTACAACAGTAATCTTCAAAATGAGGCCAATAAAAATGGTGAAACAATCTCAAGATTACATAAAGAGAAGAGTGCCATAATGGAAAGCCTAACTAGTACAAGGGAGCATGCAAGTTCACTCAAAAACCAACTTGATTCTTCTCGG TCTTCTCAGCAAGATGCTGTCAAGCAAAAAGACGAGTTAAAAAAGGAGATCAGTTTTATTAGAACAGAGTTTCAGCAAGTGCGAGATGACCGCGATCATTTATTGGCACAAGTGCAAAGTTTGACCATGGAAGTTGCTGAATACAAAGAAATTAGTGGAAAATCTTCAAAATCATTAGAAACAATAACGGCAAGGGCTGCTCTTCTTGAG GAGGCATGCTTTTCTCAAAGTGGAGAAATTAAACTCTTGCGACAACAACTTACTTTTTCCAATGAGAAATTGAAG AGAGCCGACTTGACAGCTATTGAGGTGATATCAGAATATGAAGAGCAGCAGAAAACTGTTATTGATTTGCAAGATCGCCTTGTAAATGCAGAGCTACAAATAGTGGAAGCAGAAAAGATACGAAAAAAGTTGCATAACACCATATTG GAACTTAAAGGAAATATTCGCGTATTCTGTAGAGTTCGTCCTCTTTTACATGATACTGAATTGGGCGGTACAGACGGATCTGTTGTTTcttatccaacatccattgaatCTCTTGGAAGTGGGATTGACATGACAAATAATG CCCAAATGTACTCCTTCACTTTTGACAAAGTATTCAATCAGGGAGCTTCTCAAGGAGAAGTTTTTGAAGAAATATCTCAGCTAATTCAGAGTGCACTTGATGGCTACAAG GTTTGCATATTTGCTTATGGGCAAACTGGTTCTGGCAAAACTTATACCATGATGGGCAATACTGAATGCCCTGAACAGAAAGGACTTATTCCAAGATCCCTGGAGCAAATTTTTCAGACTAGTCAATCTCTACAATCTCAAGGTTGGAAATACAAAATGCAG gCTTCCATGTTGGAAATCTATAATGAAACAGTTCGTGATTTGCTATCACCTAGCCGACCTACTAGTGTAGATACAAGTGGTGGCCTGACCAAGCAGTATTCAATCAAGCATGACAGTAATGGAAATGCGGTTGTGTCTGATCTTACTATTGTTAATGTTTGTAGCAGTGAGCATGTCTCATTTCTCCTTCAACAGGCTTCAATGAACAG GTCTGTGGGTAAGACCCAAATGAATGAGCAATCTTCAAGAAGCCATTTTGTCTTCACTTTAAAAATTGTTGGTGTGAATGAG AGAACAGAACAACAAATTGAAGGTATATTAAACTTAATTGATCTTGCTGGAAGTGAACGTCTTGCCAAAAGTGGTTCTACTGGGGATCGTCTAAAGGAAACTCAG GCAATCAACAAAAGCTTGTCAGCCTTAAGCGATGTGATATTTTCAATTGCAAAGAAAGAAGATCATGTGCCTTTCCGGAACTCAAAGTTAACATATCTTCTACAG CCTTGTCTTGGCGGAGATTCAAAGACATTGATGTTCGTCAACATATCACCAGAAGCTACTTCAGTCGGCGAATCCCTTTGTTCACTTCGATTTGCTGCCCGAGTTAACTCATGCGAGATCGGAATTCCGCGGCGACAAACCCAGACATGA